One region of Terricaulis silvestris genomic DNA includes:
- a CDS encoding efflux RND transporter permease subunit — protein sequence MRLSHFFIARPIFASVISIVITFMGILAIPTLPLSEYPEVVPPTITINASYPGASPETIAETVAAPIEQAINGVEGMTYVSSHSTADGRLLITATFALGTDLDDAQVQVQNRISTAEPRLPEEVRRLGVAVQKSAGSFLLVVHMLSPGGRYDQTYISNYTTLNVRDRLARIEGVGDAQVFGARDYSMRIWLDPEKIASRGLSVSDVLAGLRRQNIQVAAGAIGGEPQPNTSAFELTVEAPGRLVDAETFANVVVATGTDGALVRVSDIGRVELGAADYSSAALLRGEPAVAIGIFQRPGSNALATAEEVIHTMEELSATFPEGLQHEVVYNPTEFVEYSIHEVEVTLIIAVALVVLVVFIFLQSWRAAIIPVLAIPVSVFGTFAVLALTGGSINTLSLFGMILAIGIVVDDAIVVVENVERNIARGLSPAEAARVSMTEVGGALIAIALVLTAVFVPVGFISGVAGAFYQEFALTIATATLISCFVSLTLSPALAAVLLKPHTQTEHDRTWKPLQRFFDRFNGGFNTLSDRYGRTTQVIVSRTPRVIGIYLLLLAVTGAAFFFSPKGFIPAMDRGYGFALVQLPEGASVQRTRAVVEEASRRIRAVEGVASDPGFVGLNAATFTQATNSATIFFGFTPFDERVRSGRGADEILNDVRQSLSTIQEAQTLVLGPPAVDGIGNGSGVKMMIQDRGEHGYAALSEASTAMMMAANQTPGVGGAFTLFETRTPRLRLEIDRDKAEAMGVPVSEINQALEVYLGSAYVNDFNYLGRTFRVTAQADGQFRAGAEDLGRYWVRNSEGAMVPLSTLVTATETAGPQRVPRYNLYPAAELMAEAAPGTSSSTLIQRLENVAAEVLPAGFSFEWTEIAYIERTESGNTLIVFVLAAFFVFLVLAAQFESLTLPMAVILIVPMSILGALAGLFIRGLDVNILTQVALIVLVGLAAKNAVLIVEFAKQLEDHEGLSPKDAAIRSAGLRLRPILMTSLAFILGVVPLVLASGAGAEQRIAIGTAVFAGMIGVTFLGLLLTPTFYVIVREFASRFARPKPAPETVSAE from the coding sequence ATGCGATTGTCGCACTTCTTCATCGCGAGGCCGATCTTCGCCTCGGTGATCTCGATCGTCATCACGTTCATGGGGATTCTCGCGATCCCTACGCTGCCGCTGTCGGAATATCCCGAAGTCGTGCCGCCGACGATCACCATCAATGCGAGCTATCCAGGCGCCAGCCCGGAGACGATCGCCGAAACCGTCGCCGCGCCGATCGAACAAGCGATCAACGGCGTCGAGGGCATGACTTACGTGTCATCGCACTCGACAGCCGATGGGCGCCTGCTGATCACCGCGACCTTCGCGCTCGGCACCGATCTCGATGACGCGCAGGTACAGGTGCAAAACCGCATCTCGACGGCTGAACCGCGCCTCCCAGAAGAGGTGCGCCGGTTAGGCGTCGCCGTGCAGAAATCGGCCGGCTCGTTCCTGCTCGTCGTGCACATGCTCTCGCCCGGCGGGCGCTACGACCAGACCTACATTTCCAACTACACCACGCTCAATGTACGCGACCGCCTCGCCCGCATCGAAGGCGTGGGCGACGCACAAGTCTTCGGCGCGCGCGACTATTCCATGCGCATCTGGCTCGACCCGGAAAAGATCGCCTCACGCGGCCTCTCAGTAAGCGACGTGCTCGCGGGCCTACGCCGCCAGAATATCCAAGTCGCCGCCGGCGCCATTGGCGGCGAACCCCAGCCCAACACCTCCGCCTTCGAACTCACCGTCGAAGCGCCGGGGCGCCTCGTCGATGCGGAAACGTTCGCCAATGTCGTCGTCGCCACCGGCACGGACGGCGCGCTTGTGCGCGTTTCCGATATTGGCCGCGTCGAACTCGGCGCCGCGGACTATTCCTCCGCCGCTCTGCTGCGCGGCGAGCCCGCCGTCGCCATCGGCATCTTCCAACGCCCTGGCTCGAACGCACTCGCGACGGCGGAAGAAGTCATCCACACCATGGAGGAACTCTCCGCGACCTTCCCCGAAGGTCTCCAACACGAGGTCGTTTATAACCCCACCGAGTTCGTCGAATACTCGATCCACGAAGTCGAGGTGACGCTCATCATCGCCGTCGCGCTCGTCGTGCTTGTGGTCTTCATCTTCCTGCAAAGCTGGCGCGCGGCCATCATCCCGGTGCTCGCTATCCCGGTTTCGGTGTTCGGCACCTTCGCCGTGCTGGCGCTGACGGGAGGCTCGATCAACACGCTCTCGCTCTTTGGTATGATCCTCGCCATCGGCATCGTCGTCGATGACGCCATCGTCGTGGTCGAGAACGTCGAGCGCAACATTGCGCGCGGGCTCTCTCCCGCGGAAGCAGCACGCGTGTCCATGACGGAGGTTGGCGGCGCCCTCATAGCTATCGCGCTTGTGCTAACGGCAGTGTTCGTGCCGGTTGGCTTCATCAGCGGCGTGGCCGGCGCGTTCTACCAGGAGTTTGCGCTTACCATCGCCACGGCGACGCTCATCTCCTGCTTCGTCTCGCTGACGCTGTCGCCCGCCCTTGCCGCCGTTCTGCTAAAGCCGCACACGCAAACCGAGCACGACCGCACCTGGAAACCGCTGCAGCGCTTCTTCGATCGCTTCAATGGCGGCTTCAATACCCTCTCGGATCGCTACGGCCGCACCACGCAGGTGATCGTGAGCCGTACTCCACGCGTCATCGGCATCTACCTTTTGCTGCTTGCCGTCACGGGCGCTGCCTTCTTCTTCTCCCCCAAAGGCTTCATCCCCGCGATGGATCGCGGCTACGGCTTCGCGCTCGTGCAACTGCCGGAAGGCGCCTCGGTGCAGCGTACGCGCGCCGTCGTCGAGGAAGCTTCGCGCCGCATCCGCGCGGTCGAAGGCGTCGCCAGCGATCCTGGTTTCGTGGGCCTCAACGCCGCGACCTTCACGCAAGCCACGAACTCCGCCACCATCTTCTTCGGCTTCACGCCATTCGACGAACGCGTCCGCTCTGGCCGCGGCGCCGATGAAATCCTGAACGACGTGCGCCAATCGCTCTCCACCATCCAGGAAGCGCAGACGCTCGTGCTGGGCCCGCCGGCCGTGGACGGCATCGGCAACGGCTCAGGCGTCAAGATGATGATCCAGGACCGCGGCGAGCACGGCTATGCCGCGCTCTCTGAGGCGTCGACGGCGATGATGATGGCAGCGAACCAAACGCCAGGCGTCGGCGGCGCGTTCACACTGTTCGAAACGCGCACGCCGCGGCTGCGGCTCGAGATCGACCGCGACAAGGCCGAAGCGATGGGCGTACCCGTCTCCGAGATCAACCAAGCGCTCGAAGTCTATCTCGGCTCGGCCTACGTCAACGACTTCAACTATCTCGGCCGCACCTTCCGCGTGACGGCACAAGCGGACGGCCAATTCCGCGCCGGCGCCGAAGATCTCGGCCGCTACTGGGTGCGCAACAGCGAGGGCGCCATGGTCCCGCTCTCCACGCTGGTGACAGCGACGGAAACGGCCGGACCGCAACGCGTGCCGCGCTACAATCTCTACCCCGCGGCCGAGCTCATGGCGGAAGCGGCGCCTGGCACGTCGTCATCGACGCTGATCCAGCGCTTGGAAAACGTTGCCGCCGAAGTGCTGCCCGCGGGCTTCAGCTTCGAATGGACGGAAATCGCCTACATCGAGCGCACCGAATCCGGCAACACGCTGATTGTGTTCGTGCTCGCGGCCTTCTTCGTCTTCCTAGTGCTCGCCGCACAGTTCGAAAGCCTGACGCTGCCCATGGCCGTCATCCTCATCGTGCCGATGTCCATTCTCGGCGCGCTGGCCGGGCTCTTTATACGCGGACTCGACGTGAACATCCTGACGCAAGTCGCGCTCATCGTGCTCGTCGGCCTCGCCGCCAAGAATGCGGTGCTGATCGTCGAATTCGCCAAACAGCTCGAGGATCACGAAGGGCTATCGCCAAAGGACGCCGCCATCCGCTCGGCCGGCCTGCGCCTCCGGCCCATCCTGATGACGTCGCTCGCCTTCATCCTGGGTGTCGTGCCGCTCGTGCTCGCCAGCGGCGCCGGCGCCGAGCAACGCATCGCCATCGGCACCGCCGTGTTCGCCGGCATGATCGGCGTCACCTTCCTCGGCCTGCTGCTGACACCAACCTTCTACGTGATCGTCCGCGAGTTCGCGTCGCGCTTTGCCCGCCCCAAACCCGCACCAGAAACGGTCTCTGCTGAGTAA
- a CDS encoding efflux RND transporter periplasmic adaptor subunit, giving the protein MLRFNTSSFKLGPKTRWGAGLGAIAGIGVAAAMVAGGAQSQEAAPPPPTVTVARPLVQDVAEWTEHTGRFVASADVEVRPRVSGYLQQVHFREGQVVRQGDLLFTIDAAPFRAAADRARADVAQAEALRARAESEFARAQTLLSLDAISQEEFEARRETAAQAAAAKLAAEAALRTSQLDFEYAHIRAPITGRISDAHVHAGNLVRAGESVLTRIVSLDPIHFEFSAPESLLAAASTNPQTGERHVLLQLEGEGEFSHQGRIDFIDNAVDPQTGTIRGRAVFANNGQFTPGQFGRVRIIAPDAAPSVLVPEVAVAADQTHRYVLVLNDENVVQYQAVELGPRAGDGLRVVRTGLDGDERVVINGLQRAFPGSTVTPQPGEVTFTSQPAREG; this is encoded by the coding sequence ATGCTGCGCTTCAACACCTCCTCATTCAAACTCGGCCCCAAGACGCGCTGGGGCGCGGGGCTCGGCGCAATTGCCGGGATCGGCGTCGCCGCGGCCATGGTCGCGGGCGGCGCGCAATCGCAAGAGGCGGCGCCGCCCCCGCCGACAGTCACAGTGGCGCGCCCGCTCGTGCAGGACGTGGCGGAGTGGACGGAGCACACGGGCCGCTTTGTGGCTTCAGCCGACGTCGAAGTGCGCCCGCGCGTGAGCGGTTATCTGCAGCAAGTACACTTCCGGGAAGGCCAAGTCGTCCGTCAGGGCGATCTTCTCTTCACCATTGACGCCGCCCCGTTCCGCGCCGCCGCCGATCGCGCCCGCGCTGACGTTGCGCAAGCGGAAGCCTTACGCGCCCGCGCCGAAAGCGAGTTCGCCCGCGCGCAAACGCTGCTTAGCCTCGACGCGATTTCGCAGGAAGAGTTCGAAGCCCGGCGCGAAACTGCAGCGCAAGCCGCCGCCGCGAAGCTGGCGGCAGAGGCGGCGCTGCGGACTTCGCAGCTCGACTTCGAATACGCACACATCCGCGCGCCCATCACCGGCCGCATCTCGGACGCTCACGTCCACGCGGGCAATTTGGTGCGTGCCGGCGAAAGCGTGCTGACACGCATCGTCTCGCTCGATCCGATCCATTTCGAGTTCTCGGCGCCGGAATCGCTCCTCGCTGCCGCGAGCACGAACCCCCAAACCGGCGAGCGGCACGTGTTGCTGCAGCTGGAGGGTGAGGGCGAGTTCTCGCACCAAGGCCGCATCGACTTCATCGACAACGCCGTCGATCCGCAAACCGGCACCATTCGCGGCCGCGCTGTGTTCGCGAACAACGGCCAGTTCACGCCGGGCCAGTTCGGACGCGTGCGCATCATAGCGCCGGACGCAGCACCTTCCGTGCTCGTCCCGGAAGTCGCAGTCGCCGCCGACCAGACGCACCGTTACGTGCTTGTCCTGAACGACGAGAACGTCGTGCAGTACCAAGCCGTCGAACTCGGCCCCCGCGCTGGAGATGGCTTGCGCGTGGTGCGCACCGGCCTCGATGGCGACGAGCGCGTCGTCATCAACGGCCTTCAGCGCGCCTTCCCCGGCTCAACCGTCACGCCGCAACCTGGCGAAGTCACGTTCACTTCGCAGCCCGCCCGCGAAGGCTAA
- a CDS encoding TetR/AcrR family transcriptional regulator yields the protein MTVAIAARVAATRKEETRDRILETASRLFQERGVDGVGVDEIMRESGLTHGGFYAHFTNKEDLVEQACICAIDAKLDELYELMTSLGDDAAFERHTQRFLKGDPRTDSPTCPMAMLGPEVARREHIQKAYAQRIRRLVGRIAKALDCPREEAMLTLSALVGATVLAAQTSSDAALAKQIMLAARDGLLSCQGDR from the coding sequence ATGACAGTGGCGATTGCGGCGCGTGTCGCGGCGACACGCAAAGAAGAGACGCGCGATCGCATTCTCGAAACCGCAAGCCGGTTGTTTCAGGAGCGAGGCGTCGACGGCGTAGGCGTCGATGAGATCATGCGCGAGAGCGGCCTGACGCACGGCGGCTTCTATGCGCACTTCACCAACAAGGAAGATCTCGTCGAACAAGCCTGCATCTGCGCCATCGATGCGAAACTCGACGAACTTTACGAGTTGATGACGTCGCTCGGCGACGACGCCGCGTTTGAGCGTCACACTCAGCGTTTCCTCAAGGGCGATCCGCGCACCGACAGCCCTACCTGTCCGATGGCGATGCTGGGTCCCGAAGTCGCTCGGCGCGAACACATCCAGAAAGCATATGCCCAGCGCATTCGCCGTCTGGTGGGACGTATCGCCAAAGCGCTCGATTGCCCGCGAGAAGAGGCAATGCTTACGCTTTCGGCGCTTGTGGGCGCCACCGTGCTCGCCGCTCAGACAAGCAGCGACGCGGCGCTCGCAAAGCAGATTATGCTCGCCGCTCGCGATGGACTGCTAAGCTGCCAAGGCGATCGGTGA
- a CDS encoding D-arabinono-1,4-lactone oxidase has product MSAWSNWSGSVQARPSEIARPRTEAELAAIVSRADKVRVVGAGHSFMPLCETEGVLISLADLEGEIEFNADRTCVWAPAGWSLARLTDALWREGVSLINQGDVNPQTLAGAIATGTHGTGAELRSLSTAARAFRLMLADGSVVTANADERPGLFQAQRLSLGLLGVATRIKIDVLPAYYLEERVTSLPLDEIAERWDELAATHRHAEFFVFPYGKDALLKTLQPTAAEGPLKQMTDIDESPFRLVCDISAAAPFLTPFLQARLVSKGIRQRRVGPAFQIFPSERTIKFEEMEYELPRANGWPALREVIAWIRKKSLPVAFPFEFRLCAGDDIWLSPFNKGPGASISMHQYAKMPWRKIFSEAEQIFRAHAGRPHWAKRHTLNAADVEALYPDARSFNSVRAAHDPGAKFANAHLTALFAGS; this is encoded by the coding sequence CGCTGACAAAGTCAGGGTTGTTGGGGCGGGTCACTCCTTCATGCCGCTTTGTGAAACCGAGGGCGTCCTTATTTCGCTCGCCGATCTGGAAGGCGAGATCGAGTTCAACGCCGACCGGACGTGCGTCTGGGCCCCAGCGGGCTGGAGTCTAGCGCGGTTGACGGACGCGCTTTGGCGCGAAGGCGTCTCCTTGATCAATCAAGGCGACGTCAATCCTCAAACGCTTGCCGGCGCCATCGCCACGGGCACACACGGCACCGGCGCGGAGCTTCGCTCGCTCTCGACCGCTGCGCGCGCGTTTCGCCTCATGCTTGCCGATGGATCAGTCGTAACCGCCAACGCCGACGAACGTCCCGGCTTGTTCCAAGCGCAACGCCTGTCGCTTGGTTTGTTGGGTGTGGCCACGCGCATTAAGATCGATGTCCTACCAGCCTACTATCTCGAGGAACGCGTCACGTCGTTGCCGCTCGATGAAATCGCCGAACGTTGGGATGAACTTGCGGCGACGCATCGTCATGCGGAGTTCTTTGTCTTTCCGTACGGCAAAGACGCGCTTCTGAAGACGCTGCAGCCCACCGCGGCGGAGGGACCGTTGAAGCAGATGACGGACATAGATGAGAGTCCGTTTCGCCTTGTCTGCGACATCTCAGCGGCGGCGCCGTTTCTGACGCCGTTCTTGCAAGCTCGTCTCGTGAGCAAAGGCATCCGTCAGCGCCGCGTAGGACCCGCGTTTCAAATCTTTCCCTCGGAACGGACGATCAAGTTTGAGGAAATGGAATACGAGTTGCCGCGCGCCAATGGTTGGCCAGCGCTTCGCGAAGTGATTGCATGGATCCGGAAGAAGAGCCTTCCCGTGGCGTTTCCGTTTGAGTTTCGGCTGTGCGCCGGCGACGACATCTGGCTCAGCCCCTTCAACAAGGGCCCGGGCGCGTCGATCTCAATGCATCAATACGCCAAGATGCCATGGCGCAAGATCTTCAGCGAGGCCGAACAGATATTTCGCGCCCACGCTGGCCGGCCGCATTGGGCCAAGCGCCATACTTTGAACGCCGCCGACGTTGAAGCCCTCTACCCCGACGCGCGCAGCTTCAACTCCGTGCGCGCCGCTCACGATCCGGGCGCCAAGTTCGCCAACGCGCACTTAACGGCGTTATTCGCGGGCTCCTGA